TGGGGTCATCACTGGCATACAGCTCGTATTTTACGCCATAGCGATCATGCAGTGCTTCACTGATGCCGTCGATCAGACGGGCATATGCAGCATATCCAGTAATCCGCCCATCTGTATGCTCATCAAATTGGTAAATAGCAGGGATGTCTATACTCAACTTATTTGGCTCCTTTCAGGGCGGCCAGCGGCTTGCATTTGGCTACAACGGCTGCGAGTCCTGCCCCGGTGACACTTTCAATAATATCATCTACGTTTTTGTAGGCTTGGGGAGATTCGTCGAGAATGCTCTCCAGCGATGCCTGATTAACCACAATCTCGTCGTCTGTCCCTACACCGAGTGCTCCGGCAAAATCATCCACACTGACGAGCCGCTTGGTCGCAGAGCGTGAACGAATACGGCCCGCTCCATGGCAAATGGAGTAGAAGTTATCCTGACCCCCTGGCAAACCGACCATAATATAAGAGGCTGTACCCATAGAGCCTGGAATCAGGGCCGGGTGCCCGGTTGCCTGATAGGGTCGCGGATTGTCGGGATGACCTGCCGGGAGCGCGCGTGTAGCACCTTTACGATGTACGAACACGCTGCCGTGCTCCGGATGAGATTCCTTCCAAGCATAATTGTGCATCAGATCGTACAAGGTACGCAACTCGCACTTTGTACCAAAAACATCGCGGAAGGCTTCACGTACGGAATAGGCGATCAGATGCCGATTCACCACGGCATAGTTCAGCGCAGAATACATCATATCAACATAATGTACAGCTTCGGGATGATCCAGCGGCGCGAATACCAGTCTCGGGTCGGAGGTGCCGAGTCCGAGACGACCCATCGCCTTGGCAATGGCAGACGAACTGGTCTGGCTGACCGCTCCGCCCCAAGCACGTGACCCGGAATGGATCATCACGGCCACCTGACCGTCAAACATGCCCCAGGCTTCGGCTGTTTTGCGGTTTTCTTCCGCAATTTCAATCGCCTGAATCTCGACGAAATGATTGCCGCCGCCCAGTGTGCCAAGCTGACGGTGAGCCCGATGCCATGTGCGATCTTCGACGAGATTCAGTACCTCTTCGTCAAATGAGAACTTGCTGTGCTCCACATGAGTGAGCGAGGTTGATTTTTTAGGCGTATAGCTGTCTGGAATATATTTATTGGGCAAGCCATGCAGCCCTTTGCGTACAATATGCTCCAGCCGAATATCCGAATAATGCCCGCGCTGATGGGCTTCCATCGGCAAGTATTTGTCGATAGCCTTGACCAGCTTACGGCGCAGCTTGGTTTCTTTTAGGGCATCCTTGTGCAGATTGGTCAGGTGTACACGCATGCCGCAGCCAATATCGCTGCCGACGATGGAGGGAGATACATAGCCGTCCTCCATTCCCCATACAGCAGTCGTACCGATGCAGGTTCCGACGCCTACATGTACGTCCGGTGTGTATCCCATATAGCGGATTCCGGGGATTTGCAGATTGTTATTAGCCATCTCGAACACTTTGTAATCGAACGAGGAGAAAAGCTGCGGAGAAGCATATACGGTCAAATCACCTGCCGGAAGCTTCATTAGATGGCTGTATGGTCCTTCATGAAAGGACGAGTTAGTTGTATGTGATGTACTCATATAATTGGGTAGTTCCCTTCTTCATGTAAATGGATAAAGTTTTGCACAAAATAATTTTGAAAAAACAAAAAAGCCGCAGACTTGTCGTCTACGGCTTCTTGCACCGAAAGTGTTATTACATTTTATGATCCGTACATCATAAATACGTAAAATAACCTGTTCTTCCAATCGCACAAAAAATAATAAAGCCCGGTGAATCACGCCGTCAGACAGCGCGATTTCACCCATCATGTCGCCCGAACGGGGCCGATGAGACGAAAATTCAAATATGTGGTTGTATCCTGCTGTCTATCTGTCATTATCATGTCAAGCACAGTCATGTCTGTCGGCCCCCTTTTCTTAAAGTTAATTGTTATGTTAATGGAAACCTGTGGAAGCTGTCAACCCTGATAAGGTAGAAACATAGAAAGATATGACTATATTCATAGTGAAGTGTGAGTAACATCATAGTTCAATTGGCCCAAAGCTGTTATTGTACTGAATATTCAAATATTCAGATATTGTAGGTCGTTTACAGGACAACTTTATGAGGGGATGGAGCAAGCATGGAAGGAGATCTCCAGAAGTTTAAGGCCGACTTTTTCAAAGCATTGGCTCACCCTCTGCGCATCCGTATTTTGGAGGTGCTGAGTGAAGGAGAGCGGAATGTGAACGAGTTGCAGACTGCTCTCGGTTCCGAAGGTTCTGCCGTATCGCAGCAATTGGCCGTTTTACGGGCCAAAAATTTGGTAAACAGCTTCAAGGAAGGCACAACGGTCGTGTACTCATTGCGTGACCCGCTTTTGACGGAGCTGCTTGCGGTGGCACGGCGGATTTTTGACAATCATTTGGTCGAGGCGATCTCGTTGCTGGAAGGTATACGCAACGAGAAGTAATGCTACTACAGAAAAGAAGGGTTACAGGGATGAAGTGGACAGGAAGGTTCGAAGGCTATAACGCAGGGGCTTTGCGAAAGGATCTGATTTCCGGAAGTATTGTAGCGATTGTGGCGATTCCGCTCGGTATGGCGTTTGCCATTGCATCAGGAGTAAAGCCGGAATATGGGCTATACACAACGATCGTGGCGGGCATTTTGGTTTCGCTGCTGGGAGGGTCCAAATTTCAGATTGGAGGACCTACAGGTGCATTTATTCCCATTTTGCTCGCTATTGTCATGCAATACGGTTAT
This DNA window, taken from Paenibacillus kribbensis, encodes the following:
- a CDS encoding RtcB family protein, translating into MSTSHTTNSSFHEGPYSHLMKLPAGDLTVYASPQLFSSFDYKVFEMANNNLQIPGIRYMGYTPDVHVGVGTCIGTTAVWGMEDGYVSPSIVGSDIGCGMRVHLTNLHKDALKETKLRRKLVKAIDKYLPMEAHQRGHYSDIRLEHIVRKGLHGLPNKYIPDSYTPKKSTSLTHVEHSKFSFDEEVLNLVEDRTWHRAHRQLGTLGGGNHFVEIQAIEIAEENRKTAEAWGMFDGQVAVMIHSGSRAWGGAVSQTSSSAIAKAMGRLGLGTSDPRLVFAPLDHPEAVHYVDMMYSALNYAVVNRHLIAYSVREAFRDVFGTKCELRTLYDLMHNYAWKESHPEHGSVFVHRKGATRALPAGHPDNPRPYQATGHPALIPGSMGTASYIMVGLPGGQDNFYSICHGAGRIRSRSATKRLVSVDDFAGALGVGTDDEIVVNQASLESILDESPQAYKNVDDIIESVTGAGLAAVVAKCKPLAALKGAK
- a CDS encoding ArsR/SmtB family transcription factor, translated to MEGDLQKFKADFFKALAHPLRIRILEVLSEGERNVNELQTALGSEGSAVSQQLAVLRAKNLVNSFKEGTTVVYSLRDPLLTELLAVARRIFDNHLVEAISLLEGIRNEK